In Candidatus Nomurabacteria bacterium, a genomic segment contains:
- a CDS encoding fibronectin type III domain-containing protein, which yields MNYDNYAAVAFTATTPAPAIPTGLIITDASNRETEDYSIALKWKAVTTEQAGSLEDDAVTYEILRSTDGDSFSTVANITSTGYLDVDLDNTTEYYYQVKAKDSAGAASAPSTTVSDIPEGRYTTPPEITKAPHVTPSSFSAKVEWSTGRPTTSFVQFGTNPASLTEEQGTSNLIADHEVTIEGLQPETTYSYRVKSVDVDGNISHSSVATFTTQAAPRVSNVGISDVRLFDALISWETNKATTTSLEYGTTTNYGTTVSDATGSTTTSHLYKLENLQDDTLYHLRFRGVDAEGTQVSSDDYTFTTLTFPRVENITWANQAEGETEVQWTTNVPTTSQVEYYNETTPAKTQGNTVLTTEHSVLLFGLDDATIYQFQVRGTDQFGYEAISDEQEFRTLEDTTPPVVSNVQVESNTIGSGELSRVQIIVRWTTNEPTSSQVRFGEGNNLSSESDVNPELVYDHLLVVSDLEPARTYNIQAIAVDKAGNSTDSDTYRVLTTRRRDSFLQLVIGNLEDTFAWFTNIGGL from the coding sequence GTGAACTACGACAACTATGCTGCAGTCGCTTTCACTGCCACGACCCCCGCTCCTGCCATCCCCACCGGCCTCATCATTACCGATGCCTCGAACCGAGAAACTGAAGACTACTCTATTGCCTTGAAGTGGAAAGCAGTGACCACTGAACAAGCCGGTAGCCTGGAAGATGACGCGGTGACCTACGAGATTCTCCGTTCCACTGATGGAGACAGCTTCTCCACCGTGGCCAACATTACCTCGACTGGCTACCTGGACGTCGATCTCGACAATACGACGGAGTATTACTACCAAGTGAAAGCCAAAGACTCCGCCGGCGCTGCTTCAGCTCCTTCGACCACCGTCTCAGATATCCCTGAGGGGAGATATACCACTCCACCGGAGATTACCAAAGCCCCCCACGTTACTCCTTCCAGCTTCTCAGCCAAGGTAGAGTGGAGTACTGGACGGCCAACTACCTCCTTTGTTCAATTTGGCACTAACCCCGCCTCATTAACAGAAGAGCAGGGTACTTCAAACCTTATCGCTGACCACGAGGTAACCATTGAGGGTTTGCAGCCTGAAACTACGTATTCATATAGAGTAAAAAGTGTTGATGTGGATGGAAACATTTCACATTCAAGTGTTGCTACATTTACCACCCAGGCTGCTCCACGTGTTTCAAATGTAGGCATCAGCGACGTACGTTTATTTGATGCTCTCATTAGCTGGGAAACAAATAAAGCGACCACAACTTCACTTGAGTATGGCACCACCACGAACTATGGTACAACGGTGAGCGATGCAACAGGATCAACTACCACATCTCATTTATATAAGTTAGAGAATTTGCAAGATGACACGCTCTACCATCTTCGTTTCCGTGGCGTTGATGCAGAAGGGACGCAAGTTAGTTCCGACGACTACACCTTCACCACCCTGACTTTCCCCCGGGTCGAGAACATCACCTGGGCTAATCAAGCCGAAGGCGAGACCGAAGTGCAATGGACTACGAATGTCCCCACCACCTCCCAAGTGGAATATTACAACGAAACTACTCCAGCCAAGACCCAAGGTAATACGGTCCTGACCACGGAACACTCCGTCCTCCTCTTTGGCCTCGACGATGCCACCATTTACCAATTCCAAGTCCGAGGCACTGACCAATTTGGCTACGAAGCCATCTCAGATGAGCAAGAGTTCCGTACCCTGGAAGATACTACCCCTCCAGTCGTGAGTAATGTGCAGGTAGAGTCCAATACCATTGGCTCAGGTGAGCTCTCTCGTGTGCAGATCATTGTCCGCTGGACCACCAATGAGCCTACCTCTTCTCAAGTCCGCTTTGGTGAAGGAAATAACCTTTCCTCTGAATCAGATGTGAACCCAGAGTTAGTCTATGATCACCTCCTTGTCGTCTCAGACCTAGAACCAGCGAGAACCTACAATATTCAAGCTATTGCCGTCGACAAAGCAGGGAATAGTACTGACTCTGATACCTACCGAGTGCTTACCACCCGTCGGAGAGATTCCTTCCTCCAACTGGTCATTGGCAACCTGGAAGACACCTTTGCCTGGTTTACTAATATTGGAGGACTCTGA
- a CDS encoding DUF2341 domain-containing protein, which translates to MKHWHRGAKKRPAHPATRTSYRRKYRQQVGISIAVFSLFLLTISSFIQAAAPEATYVEVTSDADWNMGTLSDVTVNSGSIEISGDGGANWIAESGWQLRQKITFDASTLTTSLSYFPIMVHIDNTNTDFWAGAASRDEVRFGDSDGAVLDFHFEKFDHTADDAIAWVEVPTLTNDSSDHIYLYYGHASPANGEDEAGTYDNDGNFVGVWHMAETSGTSYDSTSNNVDLTPRNAPTQDETGKVNGGDGFTGNGDALHNQTSSIVFGNSITLEGWFKRTGSGTGSGRILEFSLDGDADSHALAVDSDGSLRAWVQCTTGRVGSADDPTVYGTGTWYYFAYTYDGSIGRLYVNGVQKKTASGSCANLDDAGDTILGAISDQSGAYSLPQHEFDGYLDEHRASDVARSADWIKAAYLSETDTLISTWGSEESALQSPGTYTSHNLDLQYIYQWGDCASGCNDSSTAFTTNITVPSNTSVQFELRHSADGSTNWSSWTSLATYTSSGTKTLTRGEMVTLVGDIFNRYVQTRITLSSSDGSSNPSIADYRYDYTRETDPPSNPNTQNGYASNGGAAITSGNWYNHPAPYFTWSGASDTDAGMSGGYSGYWVCFGTSSCEPTSGTFVSSAAYTAGSLTTNTTYYLRIKARDAAGNVATSAYDAFTYKYDATPPANPSGILPDPAGFTNVNDFDFTWNTGSDAGGSGIAEYCYKTGEDGYVETCTASTSVTGITAYQEGANIFYVRSKDIAGNLPTFYTQVSYYYSANAPSPPQGLAVDPTENTANSFTFTWLAPASYSNPIATYHYSVNALPTASNTTATTNLSVGPGAFATQQGTNIFYVVAKDTAGNVEWDSYAAVEFTANTTAPGIPTGVTLTDSSIRAQNKYSLTLTWDAPENEGSGIDHYVIDRSTTIGCSDGSGTWVQHATTTAEGYFDPNLSNTTTYCYRVKAADNAGAQSATSSIVSMRPEGRFTEPPELIGSPGVEAYIQSATIEWLTDREANSFVEFGVASDTLDRIMGQDDFVSSHTVQLLDLEPATTYYYRTKHTDQDSNTGYSTILSFSTADALCSNKFDREPRKQHTQFIYFFMGCAK; encoded by the coding sequence ATGAAACATTGGCATAGAGGTGCAAAGAAGCGACCAGCTCATCCAGCAACACGTACGAGCTATCGTCGAAAATATCGCCAGCAAGTAGGTATCTCGATTGCGGTGTTTTCACTTTTCCTACTCACTATCTCGTCATTTATCCAGGCAGCCGCACCAGAAGCCACCTACGTTGAAGTAACTTCAGACGCGGACTGGAACATGGGCACCTTGAGCGATGTTACGGTGAATAGTGGGAGTATTGAAATCTCTGGAGATGGGGGAGCAAACTGGATAGCAGAATCAGGATGGCAATTGCGGCAAAAGATTACCTTTGATGCTTCTACGCTCACGACATCTCTGAGTTATTTTCCCATCATGGTGCATATTGATAATACAAATACGGATTTTTGGGCAGGAGCGGCAAGTCGTGACGAAGTACGCTTCGGTGATAGCGATGGTGCCGTTTTAGATTTTCATTTTGAAAAATTTGATCATACTGCCGATGATGCCATTGCCTGGGTTGAAGTGCCAACGCTAACTAATGATTCTTCTGATCACATATATCTCTATTATGGACACGCTTCACCAGCTAACGGTGAAGATGAAGCGGGCACCTATGATAATGACGGAAATTTTGTTGGCGTTTGGCACATGGCAGAGACAAGTGGTACGTCATATGATTCTACAAGTAATAACGTTGACCTCACTCCTCGCAATGCACCAACCCAAGATGAAACTGGCAAGGTAAATGGAGGAGATGGCTTCACAGGAAACGGCGACGCGCTCCATAATCAAACGTCAAGTATCGTATTTGGAAATAGTATTACTCTAGAAGGTTGGTTTAAGCGAACCGGATCCGGTACTGGGTCCGGAAGAATTTTAGAATTTTCCCTGGATGGCGACGCTGATAGCCACGCCTTAGCCGTCGATTCAGACGGTTCACTTCGAGCCTGGGTGCAATGTACGACTGGTCGAGTTGGCAGCGCTGATGATCCTACTGTATATGGTACAGGAACTTGGTATTACTTCGCTTACACCTATGACGGATCGATTGGTCGACTTTATGTGAATGGTGTTCAGAAAAAAACTGCAAGTGGATCTTGTGCAAATTTAGATGATGCAGGGGACACTATTCTTGGAGCAATTTCTGACCAGAGCGGTGCTTACTCCCTGCCGCAACATGAATTTGATGGATATTTAGATGAACATCGTGCTTCTGATGTAGCTCGATCAGCTGATTGGATTAAAGCTGCTTATCTCTCCGAAACCGACACCCTCATCTCGACCTGGGGAAGTGAAGAATCCGCCCTCCAATCACCTGGCACTTACACCTCCCACAACCTTGATCTCCAGTATATCTACCAATGGGGAGACTGTGCCTCTGGCTGTAATGACTCTTCCACTGCCTTCACTACCAACATCACGGTTCCCAGTAACACCTCAGTTCAGTTTGAACTCCGCCATTCAGCTGACGGCTCCACCAACTGGTCATCATGGACATCCCTGGCCACCTACACCTCCTCTGGTACCAAAACGCTCACCCGAGGAGAGATGGTCACCCTCGTAGGCGATATCTTCAATCGTTATGTCCAAACCAGAATTACCCTCAGCTCCTCAGATGGCAGTAGTAATCCTTCCATCGCTGACTACCGCTACGACTACACCAGAGAAACTGATCCCCCCAGTAATCCCAACACCCAGAATGGCTATGCCTCGAATGGAGGAGCAGCCATTACTTCAGGTAATTGGTACAACCATCCTGCTCCCTACTTCACCTGGAGTGGAGCCAGTGATACTGATGCTGGTATGTCCGGAGGCTACTCCGGCTACTGGGTCTGCTTTGGCACCTCATCCTGTGAACCTACCTCTGGTACCTTTGTGTCTTCCGCTGCCTACACGGCTGGGAGTCTCACTACCAATACGACCTACTACCTCCGCATCAAAGCGAGAGATGCTGCCGGCAATGTGGCCACCTCAGCCTACGATGCCTTTACCTACAAATACGACGCCACCCCACCAGCCAATCCCTCTGGTATCCTGCCTGATCCGGCTGGCTTTACCAATGTGAATGACTTTGACTTCACCTGGAATACCGGCTCCGATGCGGGTGGCTCTGGTATTGCTGAATACTGCTACAAGACCGGAGAAGACGGCTATGTCGAAACCTGTACCGCCTCCACCTCAGTCACGGGTATTACTGCCTACCAAGAAGGAGCCAATATCTTTTACGTGAGAAGTAAAGATATCGCTGGCAACCTTCCCACCTTCTACACCCAGGTGTCCTACTACTACTCGGCCAATGCTCCTTCACCACCGCAGGGACTTGCGGTTGATCCGACCGAGAACACGGCGAACTCCTTTACCTTTACCTGGCTTGCTCCCGCCTCCTACTCCAACCCGATTGCCACCTACCATTACTCGGTGAATGCCTTACCCACGGCAAGTAACACGACCGCAACGACCAACCTCAGTGTCGGTCCTGGTGCCTTTGCCACCCAACAAGGCACGAACATCTTCTATGTCGTCGCCAAAGACACCGCTGGCAACGTGGAATGGGACTCCTACGCTGCAGTTGAGTTCACCGCCAATACCACTGCTCCAGGTATTCCAACTGGTGTGACCCTGACCGACTCATCCATTCGGGCCCAGAACAAGTATTCCCTCACCCTCACCTGGGATGCTCCAGAGAACGAAGGCTCAGGTATTGATCACTACGTCATTGACCGCTCAACCACTATCGGCTGCAGTGATGGTTCAGGTACCTGGGTCCAGCATGCCACCACCACCGCTGAAGGCTACTTTGATCCGAATCTTTCCAATACCACCACCTACTGCTACCGCGTGAAGGCAGCCGACAATGCCGGAGCCCAATCCGCCACCTCCTCTATTGTCTCCATGCGTCCAGAAGGCCGCTTCACTGAACCCCCAGAACTCATTGGTTCCCCAGGGGTTGAAGCCTACATCCAGTCGGCGACTATTGAATGGTTAACAGATCGTGAGGCGAATTCATTTGTTGAATTCGGAGTAGCGTCTGACACTTTGGACCGAATTATGGGACAGGACGATTTCGTTTCCTCGCATACAGTACAATTATTGGATCTAGAGCCTGCCACAACATATTATTATCGAACCAAGCATACTGATCAGGATAGCAATACTGGTTACTCTACAATTTTGTCATTTTCAACGGCGGACGCCCTCTGCTCCAACAAATTTGACCGTGAGCCCAGAAAGCAACACACGCAATTCATTTACTTTTTCATGGGATGCGCCAAGTGA
- a CDS encoding fibronectin type III domain-containing protein: MQGYFYSINDVPTSTNTSFTTQTELGPGAYASRQGENVFYVVAIDDANNINYSNYASISFSAETPAPAIPTGLIITDASNRETEDYSIALKWKAVTTEQAGSLEDDAVTYEILRSTDGDSFSTVANITSTGYLDVDLDNTTEYYYQVKAKDSAGAASAPSTTVSDIPEGRYTTPPEITKAPHVTPSSFSAKVEWSTDRDADSHVEYGSTSDLTEEQGTIDETDEHSIQLEGLQPETTYYYRIRSRDQDGNVALSSITTFTTLEAPRVSNVKISDIRLFDAFLTWDTNVALTTELEYGISTNYGTIVSDATASRTTSHTVRLQNLTDGTLYHLRLRGTDSEGNLLLSDDYTFTTLTFPRVENITWANQAEGETEVQWTTNVPTTSQVEYYNETTPAKTQGNTVLTTEHSVLSSLASTMPPFTNSSPRY; encoded by the coding sequence ATGCAGGGATATTTCTACAGTATTAATGACGTGCCAACTAGTACAAACACTTCCTTCACTACGCAAACTGAATTAGGTCCAGGTGCATATGCTAGCCGGCAGGGTGAAAATGTGTTTTATGTAGTAGCGATCGATGATGCAAATAATATTAATTATAGTAATTACGCAAGTATTTCATTTAGTGCTGAAACCCCCGCTCCTGCCATCCCCACCGGCCTCATCATTACCGATGCCTCGAACCGAGAAACTGAAGACTACTCTATTGCCTTGAAGTGGAAAGCAGTGACCACTGAACAAGCCGGTAGCCTGGAAGATGATGCGGTGACCTACGAGATTCTCCGTTCCACTGATGGAGACAGCTTCTCCACCGTGGCCAACATTACCTCGACTGGCTACCTGGATGTCGATCTCGACAATACGACGGAGTATTACTACCAAGTGAAAGCCAAAGACTCCGCCGGCGCTGCTTCAGCTCCTTCGACCACCGTCTCAGATATCCCTGAGGGGAGATATACCACTCCACCGGAGATTACCAAAGCCCCCCACGTTACTCCTTCCAGCTTCTCAGCCAAGGTAGAGTGGAGTACTGACCGTGATGCTGATTCCCACGTAGAATATGGCAGCACCTCAGATCTCACTGAAGAGCAAGGGACGATTGATGAAACTGATGAACATAGCATCCAACTCGAAGGACTCCAACCAGAAACGACCTATTACTACCGCATTCGTTCACGTGACCAAGATGGCAATGTAGCCCTCTCGAGCATCACTACCTTTACTACCTTGGAGGCACCGAGGGTGTCAAACGTAAAGATAAGCGACATTCGTTTATTTGATGCTTTTCTTACTTGGGATACGAATGTTGCTTTAACTACTGAACTTGAGTATGGCATTTCTACAAATTACGGAACCATTGTGAGTGATGCCACAGCCTCAAGAACAACCAGCCACACGGTAAGACTGCAAAACCTCACTGATGGTACACTTTACCACTTACGTTTACGAGGAACAGATAGTGAAGGAAACTTACTTTTGTCCGACGACTACACCTTCACCACCCTGACCTTCCCCCGGGTCGAGAACATCACCTGGGCTAATCAAGCCGAAGGCGAGACCGAAGTGCAATGGACTACGAATGTCCCCACCACCTCCCAAGTGGAATATTACAACGAAACGACTCCAGCCAAGACCCAAGGTAATACGGTCCTGACCACGGAACACTCCGTCCTCTCCTCTTTGGCCTCGACGATGCCACCATTTACCAATTCAAGTCCGAGGTACTGA
- a CDS encoding fibronectin type III domain-containing protein — translation MSNVQVESNTIGSGELSRVQIIVRWTTNEPTSSQVRFGEGNSLSSESDVNPELVYDHLLVVSDLEPARTYNIQAIAVDKAGNSTDSDTYRVLTTRRRDSFLQLVIGNLEDTFAWFTNIGGL, via the coding sequence GTGAGTAATGTGCAGGTAGAGTCCAATACCATTGGCTCAGGTGAGCTCTCTCGTGTGCAGATCATTGTCCGCTGGACCACCAATGAGCCTACCTCTTCCCAAGTCCGCTTTGGTGAAGGAAATAGCCTTTCCTCTGAATCAGATGTGAACCCAGAGTTAGTCTATGATCACCTCCTTGTCGTCTCAGACCTAGAACCAGCGAGAACCTACAATATTCAGGCTATTGCCGTTGACAAAGCAGGGAATAGTACTGACTCTGATACCTACCGAGTGCTTACCACCCGTCGGAGAGATTCCTTCCTCCAACTGGTCATTGGCAACCTGGAAGACACCTTTGCCTGGTTTACCAATATTGGGGGGTTGTAG
- a CDS encoding DUF2341 domain-containing protein — protein sequence MNSGSIEISGDGGANWIAESGWQFRQQLTFDASSLSAPVANMPIMVHISASNTDYWGEVTSRDETRFGDSDGTALDFHFEKFDDANDDAIAWVEVPQVDNADTDSIYLYYGNDAATNGEDGAGTYDNDGNFQGVWHMNNATSTTISDSTGHGYTGTKGASTAAPTQVNGQIGYAQSFDGGDYIDFGNVLNPGSNDWTVEIWFKTTSNGSPSSRILYNKENLYEAAAAGSSYHDYAWQPHWAWDGGTAFSVTNNVWHLSGTTYDKSKQRLYKNGVLVYNRDQGGVMGTTTSRLQFGARGDTGHSSFYIGEIDEVRMSSTARSADWLALAHLSETDTLISTWGSEESALQSPGTYTSHNLDLQYIYQWGDCASGCNDSSTAFTTNITVPSNTSVQFELRHSADGSTNWSSWTSLATYTSSGTKTLTRGEMVTLVGDIFNRYVQTRITLSSSDGSSNPSIADYRYDYTRETDPPSNPNTQNGYASNGGAAITSGNWYNHPAPYFTWSGASDTDAGMSGGYSGYWVCFGTSSCEPTSGTFVSSAAYTAGSLTTNTTYYLRIKARDAAGNVATSAYDAFTYKYDATPPANPSGILPDPAGFTNVNDFDFTWNTGSDAGGSGIAEYCYKTGEDGYVETCTASTSVTGITAYQEGANIFYVRSKDIAGNLPTFYTQVSYYYSANAPSPPQGLAVDPTENTANSFTFTWLLPASYSNPIATYHYSVNALPTASNTTATTNLSVGPGAFATQQGTNIFYVVAKDTAGNVEWDSYAAVEFTANTTAPGIPTGVTLTDSSIRAQNKYSLTLTWDAPENEGSGIDHYVIDRSTTIGCSDGSGTWVQHATTTAEGYFDPNLSNTTTYCYRVKAADNAGAQSATSSIVSMRPEGRFTEPPELIGSPGVEAYIQSATVEWLTDREGSSFVEFGTSSDTLDRVMGQDDFVTSHSVTLLDLDPATTYYYRTKYTDQDSNTGYSSVLSFTTADAPSAPTNLSVDPESNTQKLLYLCLGSPSDAGVTIQGYFYSVNDVPHQYEYLPSLLSKSLALAHMPRDKGERLLPCRY from the coding sequence GTGAATAGCGGGAGTATTGAGATCTCCGGAGATGGGGGAGCGAACTGGATAGCAGAGTCTGGCTGGCAATTCAGACAGCAATTGACCTTTGATGCATCTTCATTAAGTGCTCCAGTCGCCAATATGCCGATTATGGTGCATATCAGTGCATCCAACACTGACTACTGGGGCGAAGTGACCTCAAGAGATGAAACCCGTTTCGGCGATAGCGATGGTACGGCTTTAGACTTTCATTTTGAGAAATTTGATGATGCCAATGATGATGCGATTGCCTGGGTAGAAGTGCCTCAGGTTGATAATGCTGATACCGACTCCATCTATCTTTACTATGGAAATGATGCGGCAACGAATGGTGAAGATGGGGCGGGCACCTATGATAATGATGGGAATTTTCAGGGTGTATGGCACATGAATAATGCAACCAGCACCACAATCAGCGATAGTACTGGACATGGTTATACCGGTACAAAGGGTGCGAGCACGGCTGCCCCAACTCAGGTCAACGGACAAATTGGTTATGCACAATCTTTCGACGGCGGTGACTATATTGATTTTGGCAACGTTCTTAATCCAGGAAGTAATGATTGGACTGTAGAAATTTGGTTTAAAACAACTTCAAATGGGAGTCCTAGTTCACGAATTCTCTATAATAAAGAGAATTTGTACGAGGCTGCGGCAGCCGGAAGTTCTTACCACGACTACGCCTGGCAGCCGCACTGGGCTTGGGATGGAGGAACTGCTTTTTCCGTTACAAATAATGTTTGGCATTTGTCTGGGACGACATACGATAAGTCCAAGCAACGTTTATATAAGAATGGTGTCCTTGTGTACAACCGGGACCAGGGTGGCGTCATGGGGACAACCACTTCACGCTTACAATTTGGCGCCCGAGGAGATACTGGGCACTCATCTTTTTATATTGGAGAGATTGATGAAGTGCGCATGTCGAGTACGGCTCGGAGCGCAGACTGGTTAGCCTTAGCGCATCTCTCCGAAACCGACACCCTCATCTCGACCTGGGGAAGTGAAGAATCCGCCCTCCAATCACCTGGCACTTACACCTCCCACAACCTTGATCTCCAGTATATCTACCAATGGGGAGACTGTGCCTCTGGCTGTAATGACTCTTCCACTGCCTTCACTACCAACATCACGGTTCCCAGTAACACCTCAGTTCAGTTTGAACTCCGCCATTCAGCTGACGGCTCCACCAACTGGTCATCATGGACATCCCTGGCCACCTACACCTCCTCTGGTACCAAAACGCTCACCCGAGGAGAGATGGTCACCCTCGTAGGCGATATCTTCAATCGTTATGTCCAAACCAGAATTACCCTCAGCTCCTCAGATGGCAGTAGTAATCCTTCCATCGCTGACTACCGCTACGACTACACCAGAGAAACTGATCCGCCCAGTAATCCCAACACCCAGAATGGCTATGCCTCGAATGGAGGAGCAGCCATTACTTCAGGTAATTGGTACAACCATCCAGCTCCCTACTTCACCTGGAGTGGCGCCAGTGATACTGATGCTGGTATGTCCGGAGGCTACTCCGGCTACTGGGTCTGCTTTGGCACCTCATCCTGTGAACCTACCTCTGGTACCTTTGTGTCTTCCGCTGCCTACACGGCTGGGAGTCTCACTACCAATACGACCTACTACCTCCGCATCAAAGCGAGAGATGCTGCCGGCAATGTGGCCACCTCAGCCTACGATGCCTTTACCTACAAATACGACGCCACCCCACCAGCCAATCCCTCTGGTATCCTGCCTGATCCGGCTGGCTTTACCAATGTGAATGACTTTGACTTCACCTGGAATACCGGCTCCGATGCGGGTGGCTCTGGTATTGCTGAATACTGCTACAAGACCGGAGAAGACGGCTATGTCGAAACCTGTACCGCCTCCACCTCAGTCACGGGTATTACTGCCTACCAAGAAGGAGCCAATATCTTTTACGTGAGAAGTAAAGATATCGCTGGCAACCTTCCCACCTTCTACACTCAGGTGTCCTACTACTACTCGGCCAATGCCCCTTCACCACCCCAGGGACTTGCGGTTGATCCTACCGAGAACACGGCGAACTCCTTTACCTTTACCTGGCTACTTCCCGCCTCCTACTCCAACCCGATTGCCACCTACCACTACTCGGTGAATGCCTTACCCACGGCAAGTAACACGACCGCAACGACCAACCTCAGTGTCGGTCCTGGTGCCTTTGCCACCCAACAAGGCACGAACATCTTCTATGTCGTCGCCAAAGACACGGCTGGCAACGTGGAATGGGACTCCTACGCTGCAGTTGAGTTCACTGCCAATACCACTGCTCCAGGTATTCCAACTGGTGTGACCCTGACCGACTCATCCATTCGGGCCCAGAACAAGTATTCCCTCACCCTCACCTGGGATGCTCCAGAGAACGAAGGCTCAGGTATTGATCACTACGTCATTGACCGCTCAACCACTATCGGCTGCAGTGATGGTTCAGGTACCTGGGTCCAGCATGCCACCACCACCGCTGAAGGCTACTTTGATCCGAATCTTTCCAATACCACCACCTACTGCTACCGCGTGAAGGCAGCCGACAATGCCGGAGCCCAATCCGCCACCTCCTCTATTGTCTCCATGCGTCCAGAAGGCCGCTTCACTGAACCCCCAGAACTCATTGGTTCCCCAGGGGTTGAAGCCTACATCCAGTCGGCCACCGTCGAGTGGCTGACTGATCGCGAAGGCAGCTCCTTTGTGGAGTTTGGCACGTCCTCAGATACTCTTGATCGTGTCATGGGCCAAGATGACTTTGTGACCAGTCACAGCGTCACCCTCCTCGACCTTGATCCGGCTACTACCTACTACTATCGTACGAAATACACTGACCAAGACAGTAATACCGGCTATTCTTCAGTCCTCTCCTTTACCACTGCTGATGCACCGTCAGCTCCGACCAACCTCAGTGTGGACCCAGAGAGTAATACCCAGAAACTCCTTTACCTTTGCCTGGGATCCCCCAGTGATGCTGGAGTCACTATTCAAGGCTACTTCTACAGTGTGAATGATGTCCCCCACCAGTACGAATACCTCCCTTCACTGCTCAGCAAGAGCTTGGCCCTGGCGCATATGCCACGAGACAAGGGAGAACGTCTTCTACCTTGTCGCTATTGA
- a CDS encoding fibronectin type III domain-containing protein → MLQLLRPPSQISLREIYHSTGDYQSPHVTPSSFSAKVEWSTDRDADSHVEYGSTSDLTEEQGTIDETDEHSIQLEGLQPETTYYYRIRSRDQDGNVALSSITTFTTLEAPRVSDVVISDIKLYDALIAWKTNKATTTVLEYGTTEQYGQSLADTSGSLTTNHIVKLDSLTDDTLYHFRPTGFDESGNAPESSDYTFTTLTFPRVENITWANQAEGETEVQWTTNVPTTSQVEYYNETTPAKTQGNTVLTTEHSVLLFGLDDATIYQFQVRGTDQFGYEAISDEQEFRTLEDTTPPVVSNVQVESNTIGSGELSRVQIIVRWTTNEPTSSQVRFGEGNNLSSESDVNPELVYDHLLVVSDLEPARTYNIQAIAVDKAGNSTDSDTYRVLTTRRRDSFLQLVIGNLEDTFAWFTNIGGL, encoded by the coding sequence CTGCTTCAGCTCCTTCGACCACCGTCTCAGATATCCCTGAGGGAGATATACCACTCCACCGGAGATTACCAAAGCCCCCACGTTACTCCTTCCAGCTTCTCAGCCAAGGTAGAGTGGAGTACTGACCGTGATGCTGATTCCCACGTAGAATATGGCAGCACCTCAGATCTCACTGAAGAGCAAGGGACGATTGATGAAACTGATGAACATAGCATCCAACTCGAAGGACTCCAACCAGAAACGACCTATTACTACCGTATTCGTTCACGTGACCAAGATGGCAATGTAGCCCTCTCGAGCATCACTACCTTTACTACCTTGGAGGCACCGAGGGTGTCGGATGTGGTCATTTCTGATATCAAACTTTACGATGCGCTTATTGCGTGGAAAACAAACAAGGCAACAACAACGGTTTTGGAATATGGTACGACTGAGCAATACGGCCAAAGTCTCGCAGATACTTCTGGGTCCCTTACCACGAACCATATTGTGAAGCTTGATAGCTTAACCGATGATACACTGTATCATTTCCGTCCTACTGGTTTCGACGAGAGCGGGAATGCTCCAGAGAGTAGCGACTACACCTTCACCACCCTGACCTTCCCCCGGGTCGAGAACATCACCTGGGCTAATCAAGCCGAAGGCGAGACCGAAGTGCAATGGACTACCAATGTCCCCACCACCTCCCAAGTGGAATACTACAACGAAACTACTCCAGCCAAGACCCAAGGTAATACGGTCCTGACCACGGAACACTCCGTCCTTCTCTTTGGCCTCGACGATGCCACCATTTACCAATTCCAAGTCCGAGGCACTGACCAATTTGGCTACGAAGCCATCTCAGATGAGCAAGAGTTCCGTACCCTGGAAGATACTACCCCCCCAGTCGTGAGTAATGTGCAGGTAGAGTCCAATACCATTGGCTCAGGTGAGCTCTCTCGTGTGCAGATCATTGTCCGCTGGACCACCAATGAGCCTACCTCTTCCCAAGTCCGCTTTGGTGAAGGAAATAACCTTTCCTCTGAATCAGATGTGAACCCAGAGTTAGTCTATGATCACCTCCTTGTCGTCTCAGACCTAGAACCAGCGAGAACCTACAATATTCAGGCTATTGCCGTTGACAAAGCAGGGAATAGTACTGACTCTGATACCTACCGAGTGCTTACCACCCGTCGGAGAGATTCCTTCCTCCAACTGGTCATTGGCAACCTGGAAGACACCTTTGCCTGGTTTACCAATATTGGGGGGTTGTGA